The following proteins are co-located in the Pseudomonas sp. DY-1 genome:
- the pdxJ gene encoding pyridoxine 5'-phosphate synthase, which yields MTEANRVLLGVNIDHVATLRQARGTRYPDPVKAALDAEEAGADGITVHLREDRRHIQERDVRLLKEVLQTRMNFEMGVTEEMMAFAEEIRPEHVCLVPETRQELTTEGGLDVAGQEARIKAAVERLAKIGSEVSLFIDADPQQIEAAHRVGAPAIELHTGRYADAHNPEEAARELQRIQEGVALGLRLGLIVNAGHGLHYHNVEPVAAIPGINELNIGHALVAHALFVGFKQAVVEMKQLIVSAAPKR from the coding sequence GTGACTGAAGCCAACCGCGTACTTCTGGGCGTAAACATCGACCACGTCGCAACCCTTCGCCAGGCCCGTGGTACCCGTTACCCGGACCCGGTGAAGGCAGCGCTGGACGCTGAAGAGGCTGGCGCCGACGGCATCACCGTGCACCTGCGTGAAGACCGCCGTCACATCCAGGAGCGCGATGTGCGCCTGCTCAAGGAAGTTCTGCAGACCCGCATGAACTTCGAGATGGGGGTGACCGAAGAAATGATGGCCTTCGCCGAAGAGATTCGTCCCGAGCATGTCTGCCTGGTGCCGGAGACGCGTCAGGAACTGACCACTGAAGGTGGCCTCGACGTTGCAGGCCAGGAGGCACGCATCAAGGCTGCGGTAGAGCGCCTGGCCAAAATTGGCAGTGAGGTTTCGCTGTTCATCGACGCCGATCCGCAGCAGATCGAGGCGGCCCACCGTGTTGGCGCCCCGGCCATCGAGTTGCATACCGGCCGCTATGCCGACGCCCATAATCCGGAAGAAGCCGCTCGCGAACTGCAGCGCATCCAGGAAGGCGTGGCGCTGGGCCTCAGGCTCGGTCTTATCGTCAATGCTGGCCACGGCCTGCATTACCACAATGTCGAGCCGGTTGCGGCCATTCCTGGAATCAACGAACTGAACATCGGCCACGCCCTGGTGGCCCACGCGCTGTTCGTTGGCTTCAAGCAGGCGGTGGTCGAGATGAAGCAACTGATCGTTTCGGCCGCCCCCAAACGATAA
- the recO gene encoding DNA repair protein RecO, giving the protein MISAALPAFVLHSRAYRESSALVDFFTPEGRLRAVLRGARGKAGTLARPFLPLEAEFRGRGELKNVGRLESAGIPNLLAGEALFSGLYLNELLVRLLPAEDPQPALFEHYAVTVQALAANRPLEPLLRAFEWRLLDELGYGFALDSDLAGQPIAPEGIYRLLPDAGLEPVGQLQPGLFQGRELLALAEADWSAPGALGAAKRLMRQALAPHLGGRPLVSRELFMTIKEPPRD; this is encoded by the coding sequence ATGATCAGTGCGGCGCTACCGGCATTCGTCCTGCACAGCAGGGCCTATCGGGAAAGCAGCGCGCTGGTCGACTTCTTTACGCCCGAAGGCCGTCTGCGCGCCGTACTTCGCGGTGCCCGCGGCAAGGCCGGTACCTTGGCGAGGCCATTCTTGCCGCTGGAAGCCGAGTTTCGTGGTCGGGGCGAGCTGAAGAACGTTGGCCGACTGGAGAGCGCCGGCATCCCTAACCTGCTGGCCGGCGAGGCGCTGTTCAGTGGCCTCTACCTCAACGAGCTGCTGGTTCGCCTGTTGCCGGCCGAAGACCCGCAGCCGGCGCTTTTCGAGCACTACGCCGTTACCGTCCAGGCGCTGGCCGCCAACCGTCCGCTGGAACCTCTATTGCGCGCATTCGAATGGCGTCTGCTGGACGAGCTGGGCTATGGTTTTGCCCTGGATTCGGACCTCGCCGGGCAACCCATCGCGCCAGAAGGCATCTACCGCCTACTGCCGGATGCCGGACTGGAACCGGTGGGGCAGTTGCAACCCGGCCTGTTCCAGGGCCGCGAACTCCTTGCGCTGGCTGAAGCCGACTGGAGCGCCCCAGGCGCCCTCGGTGCGGCCAAGCGCTTGATGCGCCAGGCCCTGGCACCTCATCTGGGCGGCCGGCCGCTGGTCAGCCGCGAGCTATTCATGACGATCAAGGAACCTCCCCGTGACTGA
- the era gene encoding GTPase Era, with translation MTDIDTPRCGYVAIVGRPNVGKSTLLNHILGQKLAITSRKPQTTRHNMLGIKTEGSVQAIYVDTPGLHKKSDKALNRYMNRSASAALKDVDVVVFVVDRDRWTEEDQLVLERVQYVQGPVLLAVNKTDRMDEKGDLIPHLSWLQEQLPNAELVPISALQGHNLDTLERLVAERLPEGDHFFPEDQITDRSSRFLAAELVREKIMRQLGAELPYQITVEIEEFKQEGHVLHIHALILVERDGQKKIIIGDGGERIKRIGQDARKDMETMFDSKVMLNLWVKVKGGWSDDERALRSLGYNDL, from the coding sequence ATGACTGATATCGATACCCCCCGCTGCGGCTATGTCGCCATCGTCGGCCGCCCCAATGTGGGCAAGTCCACGCTGCTCAACCACATCCTCGGGCAGAAGCTGGCGATCACTTCGCGCAAGCCCCAGACCACCCGCCACAACATGCTGGGTATCAAGACCGAGGGTAGTGTCCAGGCGATTTACGTCGACACCCCCGGCCTGCACAAGAAGAGCGACAAGGCGCTGAACCGCTACATGAACCGCAGCGCCTCGGCGGCGTTGAAGGACGTGGACGTGGTCGTCTTCGTTGTCGACCGTGACCGCTGGACCGAAGAGGACCAGTTGGTACTGGAACGAGTGCAGTATGTGCAGGGCCCGGTTCTGCTCGCCGTGAACAAGACCGACCGCATGGACGAGAAGGGTGACCTGATCCCGCACCTGTCCTGGCTCCAGGAACAGCTGCCTAATGCCGAACTGGTGCCGATCTCTGCTCTCCAGGGCCACAACCTGGATACCCTGGAGCGTCTGGTGGCCGAGCGTCTGCCGGAGGGCGACCACTTCTTCCCGGAAGACCAGATCACTGATCGCAGCAGTCGCTTCCTTGCCGCAGAGCTCGTTCGCGAGAAGATCATGCGCCAGCTGGGCGCCGAGCTGCCCTACCAGATCACCGTGGAAATCGAAGAGTTCAAGCAGGAAGGCCATGTCCTGCATATCCACGCCCTGATTCTCGTCGAGCGCGATGGCCAGAAAAAGATCATCATCGGCGACGGTGGTGAGCGCATCAAACGCATCGGCCAGGATGCCCGCAAGGACATGGAAACCATGTTCGACTCCAAGGTCATGCTCAACCTCTGGGTGAAAGTGAAGGGCGGCTGGTCCGACGACGAGCGTGCCCTGCGTTCCCTGGGCTACAACGACCTCTGA
- the rnc gene encoding ribonuclease III produces MSVSLSRLERKLGYTFKDQSLMTLALTHRSFAGRNNERLEFLGDAILNFVAGEALFERFPQAREGQLSRLRARLVKGETLALLARGFELGEYLRLGSGELKSGGFRRESILADALEALIGAIYLDSGMEAARERVLAWLTNELEGLTLVDTNKDPKTRLQEFLQSRACELPRYEVVDIQGEPHCRTFFVECQVTLLNDKTQGQGASRRIAEQVAAAAALVALGVENGND; encoded by the coding sequence GTGAGCGTATCCCTCAGTCGTCTCGAGCGTAAGCTCGGCTATACCTTCAAGGACCAGAGTCTGATGACTCTGGCCCTGACCCACCGCAGTTTTGCGGGGCGCAACAACGAACGCCTCGAATTCCTCGGCGACGCCATTCTCAATTTCGTCGCTGGCGAGGCGCTGTTCGAACGCTTCCCCCAGGCCCGCGAGGGCCAGCTGTCGCGTTTGCGCGCACGGTTGGTGAAGGGCGAGACCCTGGCGCTTCTTGCTCGTGGTTTCGAACTGGGCGAGTACCTGCGCTTGGGTTCGGGCGAACTGAAGAGCGGCGGATTTCGCCGTGAGTCGATCCTCGCCGATGCACTGGAAGCACTGATCGGCGCCATCTACCTGGATTCCGGAATGGAGGCCGCGCGTGAGCGCGTACTCGCCTGGCTGACCAATGAACTGGAAGGCCTGACCCTGGTAGATACCAACAAGGATCCCAAGACCCGCCTGCAGGAATTCCTGCAATCGCGAGCCTGCGAACTGCCACGTTATGAAGTGGTGGATATCCAGGGTGAACCGCACTGCCGAACCTTTTTCGTCGAGTGCCAGGTCACCCTGCTGAATGACAAGACCCAGGGCCAGGGCGCCAGCCGCCGTATCGCCGAACAGGTGGCTGCGGCCGCCGCCCTGGTCGCCCTCGGCGTGGAGAATGGCAATGACTGA
- a CDS encoding DUF4845 domain-containing protein: protein MTFARKQKGMSVMGWLLVLAVVAFLASTAFKVIPHYLDFFSLEKIITSVETEKALEIRTIPDFYSHVSKGMQVNGIRDLDLDKALKVTLENNEFQAHLKYEKREPLVENLDLVVRFDKEFRVRAQ, encoded by the coding sequence ATGACGTTCGCGCGTAAGCAGAAGGGTATGTCGGTTATGGGCTGGCTGCTGGTCCTGGCCGTAGTGGCTTTCCTGGCCAGCACCGCTTTCAAGGTCATCCCGCATTACCTGGATTTCTTCTCCCTGGAGAAGATCATCACCTCGGTGGAAACCGAGAAAGCCCTGGAAATCAGGACTATTCCCGACTTCTATAGCCATGTGTCCAAAGGCATGCAGGTCAACGGCATCCGAGACCTGGACCTGGACAAGGCGTTGAAGGTGACCCTGGAAAACAACGAGTTCCAGGCACACCTGAAGTATGAAAAACGCGAACCCCTGGTCGAGAACCTCGATCTGGTGGTGCGCTTCGACAAAGAATTCCGTGTGCGAGCCCAGTGA
- the lepB gene encoding signal peptidase I yields MSINFPLLLVIAVAVSGVLALVDLVLLAPRRRSAIAAYEGQVNEPDPDVLDRLNKEPLLVEYGKSFFPVLAIVLVLRSFLVEPFQIPSGSMKPTLEVGDFILVNKFAYGIRLPVLDNKVIEVGDPQRGDVMVFRYPSDPNINYIKRVIGLPGDRIAYSSDKRLTINGQPVAEKLLGEEPGTLGSAMLYQEKLGEAEHLIRKEMKRYRMEPGREWVVPQGHYFMMGDNRDNSNDSRYWNDPRIPKDLLGMVPDRNIVGKAFAVWMSWPDPKLRNLPNFSRVGLIH; encoded by the coding sequence ATGTCGATCAATTTCCCGCTGTTGTTGGTTATTGCCGTGGCAGTTAGCGGCGTCCTCGCGCTTGTCGACCTTGTTTTGCTGGCTCCGCGCCGGCGCTCAGCGATTGCCGCCTACGAGGGGCAGGTCAACGAGCCCGATCCGGACGTCCTCGACAGGCTGAACAAGGAGCCGCTGCTGGTGGAGTATGGGAAGTCGTTCTTCCCGGTGCTGGCCATCGTGCTGGTGCTGCGCTCTTTCCTGGTCGAACCTTTCCAGATCCCATCAGGCTCGATGAAGCCGACTCTGGAAGTGGGCGATTTCATCCTGGTCAACAAGTTCGCCTATGGCATCCGCCTGCCCGTGCTGGATAACAAGGTGATCGAAGTGGGTGACCCACAGCGCGGGGATGTCATGGTGTTCCGTTACCCCAGCGACCCGAACATCAACTACATCAAGCGTGTTATCGGCCTACCGGGTGACCGCATCGCCTACAGCAGCGACAAGCGCCTGACCATCAACGGTCAGCCGGTCGCCGAGAAGCTGCTGGGCGAAGAGCCGGGCACCCTGGGTAGCGCCATGCTCTACCAGGAGAAGTTGGGCGAAGCCGAACACCTGATCCGCAAGGAAATGAAGCGCTACCGCATGGAGCCGGGCCGCGAATGGGTGGTGCCCCAGGGGCATTACTTCATGATGGGCGACAACCGGGACAACTCCAACGACAGCCGCTACTGGAACGATCCCCGCATTCCGAAAGACCTGCTCGGCATGGTTCCGGACCGTAATATCGTCGGCAAGGCGTTCGCCGTGTGGATGAGCTGGCCCGATCCGAAACTGCGAAACTTGCCAAACTTCTCTCGAGTAGGCCTGATTCACTGA
- the lepA gene encoding translation elongation factor 4: protein MSDLSHIRNFSIIAHIDHGKSTLADRFIQMCGGLSDREMEAQVLDSMDLERERGITIKAHSVTLHYKAQNGKTYQLNFIDTPGHVDFTYEVSRSLAACEGALLVVDAGQGVEAQSVANCYTAIEQGLEVMPVLNKMDLPQAEPERVKEEIEHIIGIDATDAVPCSAKSGMGVIDVLERLVEVIPAPEGEIDAPLQALIIDSWFDNYLGVVSLVRVKHGRVKKGDKILVKSTGKIHQVDSVGVFTPKHTEMADLKAGEVGFIIAGIKDILGAPVGDTLTLSNTPDVDVLPGFQRIKPQVYAGLFPVSSDDFEDFREALQKLTLNDAALQYEPESSEALGFGFRIGFLGMLHMEIIQERLEREYDLDLITTAPTVVFEIVQKNGETIYVDNPSKLPDLASIAEMREPIVRANILVPQEHLGNVITLCIEKRGVQRDMQFLSSQVQVCYDLPMNEVVLDFFDRLKSVSRGYASLDYSFDRFEPANLVKLDVLINGEKVDALALIVHRDQAHYKGRALTEKMKELIPRQMFDVAIQAAIGGQIVARTTVKALRKNVLAKCYGGDVSRKKKLLEKQKAGKKRMKQVGSVEIPQEAFLAVLKVDS, encoded by the coding sequence GTGAGTGACCTGAGTCATATCCGCAATTTCTCCATCATCGCCCACATCGACCATGGCAAGTCGACCCTGGCTGACCGCTTCATCCAGATGTGCGGCGGCCTGTCCGATCGCGAGATGGAGGCCCAGGTACTGGACTCCATGGACCTGGAACGCGAGCGCGGCATCACCATCAAGGCCCACAGCGTCACCCTGCACTACAAGGCACAGAACGGTAAGACCTACCAACTGAACTTCATCGACACCCCCGGCCACGTGGACTTCACCTATGAAGTCAGCCGTTCCCTGGCTGCCTGCGAGGGCGCGCTGCTGGTGGTGGATGCCGGCCAGGGTGTTGAAGCCCAGTCCGTGGCCAACTGCTACACCGCCATCGAGCAGGGCCTGGAAGTGATGCCCGTGCTGAACAAGATGGACCTGCCCCAGGCCGAGCCGGAGCGGGTGAAGGAAGAAATCGAACACATCATCGGCATCGACGCCACCGACGCCGTTCCCTGCAGCGCCAAGAGCGGCATGGGTGTGATCGACGTGCTGGAGCGCCTGGTGGAAGTGATCCCGGCTCCGGAAGGCGAGATCGACGCACCGTTGCAGGCCCTGATCATCGACTCCTGGTTCGACAACTACCTGGGCGTAGTCTCTCTGGTACGCGTCAAGCATGGCCGTGTGAAGAAGGGCGACAAGATTCTGGTGAAGTCCACCGGCAAGATCCACCAGGTGGACAGCGTGGGCGTATTCACCCCGAAACACACCGAAATGGCTGACCTCAAGGCCGGTGAAGTAGGTTTTATCATTGCCGGTATCAAGGACATCCTGGGTGCACCGGTAGGCGATACCCTGACCCTGTCCAACACTCCGGACGTGGACGTTTTACCTGGCTTCCAGCGCATCAAGCCGCAGGTTTACGCCGGTCTGTTCCCGGTCAGTTCCGACGACTTCGAGGACTTCCGTGAAGCTCTGCAGAAGCTGACCCTGAACGACGCGGCCCTGCAGTACGAGCCGGAAAGCTCCGAGGCCCTCGGCTTCGGTTTCCGCATCGGCTTCCTCGGCATGCTGCACATGGAGATCATCCAGGAGCGCCTGGAGCGCGAATACGACCTGGACTTGATCACCACCGCGCCGACCGTGGTCTTCGAGATCGTGCAGAAGAACGGCGAAACGATATACGTCGACAACCCGTCCAAGCTGCCCGACCTCGCCTCTATCGCCGAAATGCGCGAACCCATCGTCCGCGCCAACATCCTGGTACCTCAGGAGCACCTCGGCAACGTCATCACCCTGTGCATCGAGAAGCGTGGCGTCCAGCGCGACATGCAATTCCTCAGTTCGCAGGTCCAGGTCTGCTACGACCTGCCGATGAACGAGGTGGTACTCGACTTCTTCGATCGCCTGAAGTCGGTAAGTCGTGGCTATGCGTCGCTGGACTACAGCTTCGATCGTTTCGAACCGGCTAATCTGGTGAAGCTGGATGTGCTGATCAATGGCGAGAAGGTCGATGCCCTGGCACTCATCGTGCACCGCGACCAGGCCCACTACAAAGGCCGCGCGCTGACCGAGAAAATGAAGGAACTGATTCCGCGGCAGATGTTCGACGTCGCGATTCAGGCAGCGATCGGTGGACAGATCGTTGCACGGACTACCGTAAAGGCGCTCAGGAAGAACGTTCTGGCCAAATGCTACGGCGGTGACGTAAGTCGCAAGAAAAAGCTGCTGGAAAAGCAGAAGGCCGGTAAGAAACGGATGAAGCAGGTCGGCAGCGTGGAAATCCCGCAGGAAGCCTTCCTTGCTGTGCTCAAAGTGGATAGTTAG
- a CDS encoding DegQ family serine endoprotease, which yields MLNLKSCMTAVAALLLLGQTLVARAELPDFTPLVEEASPAVVNISTRQKLPQRGAAGAQVMPDLEGLPPMLREFFERNMPQVPRNPQGGRQREAQSLGSGFIISKDGYVLTNNHVVADADEIIVRLSDRSELEAKLIGADPRTDVALLKVEGKDLPIVKIGKSDELKVGSWVLAIGSPFGFDHSVTAGIVSAKGRSLPNENYVPFIQTDVAINPGNSGGPLFNLDGEVVGINSQIFTRSGGFMGLSFAIPIDVAMSVADQLKSEGKVSRGWLGVVIQEVNKDLAESFGLDKPAGALVAQVQEGGPAAKGGLQVGDVILSMNGQPIVVSADLPHLVGNLKPGSKIKLDVVRGGSRKSLDMAIGALPEDGDGMAAATGDGVERSSNRLGVSVVELTDEQKKSLDIQGGVVIKEVQDGPAAMMGLRPGDVITHLNNQAITSAKAFTQVAKDLPKNRSVSMRVLRQGRASFITFKLAE from the coding sequence ATGCTTAACCTCAAATCCTGCATGACCGCCGTGGCAGCCTTGCTGCTGCTCGGTCAAACCCTCGTGGCCCGTGCCGAACTGCCGGACTTTACGCCTCTGGTCGAAGAGGCGTCCCCGGCAGTCGTCAACATCAGTACCCGGCAGAAACTGCCCCAGCGCGGTGCGGCCGGTGCCCAGGTAATGCCTGACCTGGAAGGCCTGCCGCCCATGCTGCGCGAGTTCTTCGAGCGCAACATGCCGCAAGTGCCGCGCAATCCCCAGGGTGGCCGCCAGCGCGAGGCGCAGTCCCTCGGTTCCGGATTCATTATTTCCAAGGACGGCTATGTCCTGACCAATAACCATGTGGTGGCTGATGCCGACGAGATCATCGTGCGTCTGTCTGATCGTAGTGAGTTGGAAGCCAAGCTGATCGGTGCTGATCCGCGTACCGACGTGGCGCTGTTGAAGGTCGAGGGCAAGGATCTGCCAATCGTGAAGATCGGCAAATCCGACGAGCTCAAGGTGGGAAGCTGGGTGCTGGCCATTGGTTCGCCCTTCGGCTTCGATCATTCGGTGACCGCCGGTATCGTCAGTGCCAAGGGGCGCAGCCTGCCGAACGAGAACTATGTACCGTTCATCCAGACCGACGTAGCCATCAACCCGGGTAACTCCGGTGGTCCGCTGTTCAACCTGGATGGCGAAGTGGTCGGCATCAACTCCCAGATATTCACCCGCTCCGGTGGCTTCATGGGGTTGTCGTTCGCCATCCCGATCGACGTGGCCATGAGCGTGGCCGACCAGCTCAAGTCCGAAGGCAAGGTCAGCCGCGGTTGGCTGGGCGTCGTGATTCAGGAAGTGAACAAGGACCTGGCCGAATCCTTCGGCCTGGACAAGCCGGCCGGTGCCCTGGTTGCCCAGGTCCAGGAAGGTGGTCCGGCGGCCAAGGGCGGTCTGCAGGTTGGTGACGTCATTCTCAGCATGAACGGCCAGCCCATCGTGGTTTCCGCCGACCTGCCGCATCTGGTGGGTAACCTCAAGCCGGGTAGCAAGATCAAGCTCGATGTAGTGCGTGGCGGTAGCCGCAAGTCGCTCGACATGGCCATTGGCGCGCTTCCGGAGGATGGCGATGGAATGGCGGCCGCGACCGGCGACGGCGTCGAGCGCAGCAGTAATCGCCTCGGTGTGAGCGTGGTCGAGTTGACCGATGAGCAGAAAAAGTCCCTGGATATCCAGGGCGGCGTAGTGATCAAGGAAGTCCAGGATGGTCCGGCTGCCATGATGGGGCTGCGTCCGGGTGATGTGATTACCCACCTGAACAATCAGGCCATCACTTCTGCCAAGGCGTTCACCCAGGTTGCTAAGGACCTGCCGAAGAATCGTTCGGTGTCCATGCGTGTCCTGCGTCAGGGGCGCGCCAGCTTCATTACCTTCAAGCTGGCCGAGTAA
- a CDS encoding MucB/RseB C-terminal domain-containing protein has translation MRALPVIILLGGWLAQPALAADAQDWLQRLADAEQRQSFQGTFVYERNGSFSTHKVWHQVQQGGEVRERLLQLDGPAQEVVRVNGRTQCMGGSLSDQLSDGQVWPARALDAKQLSEWYDLRLAGESRVAGRPATVLTLTPRDQHRYGFELHLDRDTGLPLKSLLLSDKGQLLERFQFTNIDTAGTPADADVQPSSACKAVRLTEAPGDKPAHWRSEWLPPGFSLSSAQERRSPVSSDSVSSLLYSDGLARFSVFLEPLHGAVVEDARSQLGPTVMVSKRVSTPDGDVMVTVVGEIPLGTAERVALSMRAAEATATQ, from the coding sequence ATGCGCGCACTACCGGTAATCATCTTGCTTGGCGGCTGGTTGGCTCAACCAGCTCTGGCCGCCGACGCTCAGGACTGGCTGCAGCGCCTCGCTGACGCGGAGCAGCGCCAGAGTTTCCAGGGAACGTTCGTCTACGAGCGAAATGGGAGCTTCTCCACCCATAAAGTCTGGCATCAGGTCCAGCAGGGTGGGGAGGTGCGCGAGCGTCTTCTACAGCTCGATGGGCCGGCCCAGGAAGTGGTGCGGGTTAATGGCCGCACCCAGTGCATGGGTGGTTCCCTTTCCGATCAGTTGTCCGATGGCCAAGTCTGGCCTGCCAGGGCGCTCGACGCCAAGCAGCTTTCCGAATGGTATGACCTGCGCCTGGCGGGTGAGTCACGTGTAGCCGGGCGGCCGGCCACGGTGCTGACCCTGACCCCGCGTGATCAGCATCGTTATGGCTTCGAGTTGCATCTGGACCGGGATACCGGCCTGCCGCTCAAGTCCCTGCTCCTCAGCGACAAGGGGCAGCTTCTGGAACGCTTCCAGTTTACCAACATCGATACCGCTGGGACTCCGGCTGATGCCGATGTGCAGCCCAGCTCCGCTTGCAAGGCTGTACGGCTCACCGAGGCGCCGGGCGATAAGCCGGCCCACTGGCGTTCCGAATGGCTGCCGCCGGGATTCAGCCTCTCCAGTGCCCAGGAGCGTCGTAGTCCGGTGTCCTCCGACTCTGTGTCCAGCCTGCTCTACAGTGACGGGCTGGCGCGCTTCTCGGTATTCCTCGAGCCGCTGCATGGAGCCGTCGTCGAAGATGCGCGCAGTCAGCTAGGGCCGACAGTCATGGTGTCCAAACGGGTCAGTACGCCAGATGGCGACGTTATGGTGACCGTAGTCGGTGAGATTCCATTGGGAACGGCCGAACGGGTTGCCCTGTCCATGCGGGCAGCGGAGGCCACTGCGACACAATGA
- a CDS encoding RseA family anti-sigma factor: MSREALQESLSAVMDNEADELELRRVLAASEDQELRATWSRYQIARAVMHKELLEPRLDIAAAVSAALAEDAAPPVKVVRGPWRSLGRLAVAASVTVAVLAGVRLYNQDEAAGTQQLAQQQAGQPAMVMPQAQQGAVLAGYSEDAQQVQQPIGATQSSSGWHEKRLPAYLRQHAQQAAMSGSDSALPYARAASLESR, translated from the coding sequence ATGAGTCGTGAAGCTTTGCAGGAATCGCTGTCCGCGGTGATGGATAACGAGGCGGACGAACTGGAGCTGCGTCGAGTTCTCGCCGCCAGCGAAGATCAAGAGTTGCGGGCAACCTGGTCGCGTTACCAGATTGCTCGGGCCGTGATGCACAAGGAGTTACTGGAGCCGCGCCTGGACATCGCAGCTGCCGTATCGGCTGCCCTGGCCGAGGACGCCGCGCCGCCGGTCAAGGTGGTTCGGGGGCCATGGCGTAGTCTGGGTCGCCTTGCTGTTGCCGCATCGGTGACTGTGGCCGTGTTGGCAGGTGTGCGCCTGTACAACCAGGACGAAGCCGCAGGTACCCAGCAACTGGCGCAGCAGCAAGCTGGCCAACCCGCCATGGTCATGCCGCAGGCCCAGCAAGGTGCCGTGCTGGCTGGCTATAGTGAGGATGCCCAGCAGGTGCAGCAGCCCATCGGCGCGACCCAGTCGTCTTCTGGTTGGCATGAGAAGCGCTTGCCGGCTTACCTGCGGCAACACGCGCAGCAGGCGGCCATGAGCGGTAGCGATAGTGCTCTGCCATACGCCCGCGCTGCCAGTCTGGAGAGCCGCTGA
- the rpoE gene encoding RNA polymerase sigma factor RpoE, with translation MLTQEEDQQLVERVQRGDKRAFDLLVLKYQHKILGLIVRFVHDAQEAQDVAQEAFIKAYRALGNFRGDSAFYTWLYRIAINTAKNHLVARGRRPPDSDVSAEDAEFYDGDHALKDIESPERALLRDEIEATVHRSIQQLPEDLRTALTLREFDGLSYEDIASVMQCPVGTVRSRIFRAREAIDKALQPLLHGT, from the coding sequence ATGCTAACCCAGGAAGAGGATCAGCAACTGGTCGAACGGGTGCAGCGAGGCGACAAGCGGGCTTTCGATCTGCTGGTGCTGAAATACCAGCACAAGATTCTCGGGTTGATCGTGCGGTTCGTGCACGACGCCCAGGAAGCCCAGGACGTAGCCCAGGAAGCCTTCATCAAGGCTTATCGTGCGCTCGGAAACTTCCGCGGCGACAGTGCGTTTTATACGTGGCTGTACCGTATCGCCATCAACACGGCGAAGAACCATCTGGTAGCGCGTGGCAGACGCCCGCCAGATAGCGATGTAAGTGCTGAGGACGCCGAGTTTTATGACGGCGACCACGCCCTCAAGGATATCGAGTCGCCAGAGCGAGCCCTGCTCCGCGACGAGATCGAGGCCACAGTGCACCGGAGCATCCAGCAACTGCCAGAAGACTTGCGTACGGCGTTGACCTTGCGTGAGTTCGACGGACTTAGTTACGAAGACATTGCGAGTGTCATGCAGTGTCCGGTCGGTACTGTGCGATCCCGCATCTTCAGGGCGCGGGAAGCCATCGATAAAGCCTTGCAACCTCTGTTGCATGGAACCTGA